Proteins encoded within one genomic window of Sminthopsis crassicaudata isolate SCR6 chromosome X, ASM4859323v1, whole genome shotgun sequence:
- the TENT5D gene encoding terminal nucleotidyltransferase 5D produces the protein MAESLESRFSYLSWDQVKLLHDVLNEAIPIHGRGNFPTLDVKTKDFILVVQNELQKKAIVIKDIRLNGSTASHILARQCGTTYKDIDIIFRIAYLDEHEFHVVKEVVLNCLQDFLPKGVSKEKLTVQIMKDAYVEKMVKVSTEHDRWSLISLSNNTGKNMEFKFVYSLRRQFEFSVDSFQIILSNLLDVYRDADYVLTEESSPVIVAESMYGDFEEALDHLLRKLISTRNPEEIRGGGLLKYSNLLVRDFKPACETEIKTLERYMCSRFFIDFPDVADQQKKIESYLHNHFVGEDNSKYDYLMTLRGVVNESTVCLMGHERRQTLNMITIMALKVLGEQNIIPNTANVTCYYQPAPYVTDTNFNNYYMAHGHPFIYQSYPLHIQMQGGLG, from the coding sequence ATGGCTGAAAGCTTAGAGAGCAGATTCAGCTATCTCAGCTGGGATCAAGTTAAACTACTACATGACGTGTTAAACGAAGCAATACCAATTCATGGAAGAGGAAATTTCCCAACACTGGATGTGAAGACCAAGGATTTCATCCTTGTGGTACAAAATGAGCTCCAGAAAAAAGCAATTGTCATCAAAGATATCCGTCTGAATGGCTCAACAGCTAGCCACATCCTCGCAAGGCAGTGTGGAACCACTTACAAAGATATCGACATCATTTTTCGTATTGCGTATCTAGATGAGCATGAATTTCACGTTGTCAAGGAAGTTGTTCTGAATTGTCTGCAAGATTTCCTACCAAAAGGCGTCAGTAAAGAAAAGCTCACAGTCCAGATCATGAAAGATGCTTATGTTGAGAAGATGGTGAAAGTTTCCACTGAACATGATCGCTGGAGTCTCATTTCTCTGTCAAACAACACTGGGAAGAATATGGAATTCAAGTTTGTTTATTCACTCAGACGTCAATTTGAATTCAGCGTCGACTCCTTTCAGATAATCCTAAGCAACCTTCTGGATGTCTACAGAGATGCCGATTATGTATTGACCGAAGAATCCTCCCCTGTGATTGTGGCCGAAAGCATGTATGGAGACTTCGAAGAAGCACTGGATCATCTGCTCCGCAAGCTTATTTCCACCAGAAATCCTGAAGAAATTAGAGGTGGAGGCCTTCTCAAGTACAGCAACCTACTCGTCCGTGATTTCAAGCCAGCATGTGAGACCGAAATCAAAACTCTGGAACGTTACATGTGTTCCAGATTCTTCATTGATTTTCCTGATGTGGCAGATCAACAAAAGAAGATTGAGTCCTACCTGCATAACCATTTCGTAGGCGAAGATAACAGCAAATATGACTACCTGATGACCTTGCGTGGTGTTGTCAACGAAAGCACCGTCTGCCTCATGGGACACGAAAGAAGACAGACCCTGAATATGATCACCATCATGGCTCTAAAAGTGCTTGGAGAACAAAACATCATTCCCAACACAGCCAACGTGACCTGCTATTACCAGCCTGCTCCCTATGTCACCGATACAAATTTCAACAATTACTACATGGctcatggacatccattcatctaccAGTCATACCCCCTGCATATTCAAATGCAGGGTGGTCTGGGTTAA